The genomic stretch aaaaaatttttagactaaaaataaaatatttaaaatattaaagattaaaattagaatttaattcAACCGTGCTAAAATACTTAAATGCCACTTtactcattttttatttttcttggaCAGCATCACAAAAGGcctaataagaaaaaaaaaaaaaaaagtaggcAAAGACTACGTAAGTTTCAAGCTTTTGACTAAGATTCCATAGGAAGCGACATAaagtttttatttataataaagtAATAAACAATGATATGATTAGAAGAGCCAGCCAGCTAAGTGATTAATTAAACTAATGATAGATTAATGATTTTGAGGCAAATGCAGCACGAGCACCCACTTGGTTAACCTCGTGCTTTTCCCTAATCACTTACATTGacaacttttttttctttttttcttttaaatgaAATTGTTACCAGAATTTAGTTAATATATGTTCTAAAGACACATAAAAACTATtattagtaaaatattttaaatatttttatttaataaataaaaaataataaatacatacatgaaaatttaaatggattgtatttttaataaaaaagatttaatttgtaattttaacCTATATCGATAAAgcacataataaataaattcttgTTATAAAAATACACcttattaattaaataactaCTTAATTGTTTGTTGTTCTATCTTGTCTTCCAGGTTCTGCAATTTTAAACACTTAATATGGAATTAGGTGCtttgtgtcagtaatttgttgCTTCTTTTAACATCTCCTTTGTAATTAGGCTTTGCTATTCTCACCTTCACTTATTTTATTTGACTTTGATCAGTTGAAGCTAATTAAGTGGCttatcatttattttctttaattcaGATCAACAATGTAAAATTACATGTacgtaaaaaaattataaactatagtataaaatatatgaaaaaatataaaatatattaaaaataatttaaataatatatattgataaataaatacataataattgaTTTGATGACGAATTTTTTTACGTACGAATaatacttttgaatttttataatcAATAAATTGAACcttgtaaataaataatataagatgaaaaaaatattttaacagaaaaaatatatattaataattggaagttatttttgtttaaaaatacaTACTACTACCTATGATTCTGTATTTCTGTTACAATATTTTGTGTGAAGTTTTTATTTAGTCTTTCAAATTTTAGAATAAATAGTATTAATATTTCTTTTATCAATGTTATCGAATTACACAAAATTGTCCTTTATCGTAATTTTTGAAGAAATCTCGTTCAACACTTGACAAGAAATTCTACATGATCCTGCCGTAGAAACTTGCAAAAATATCTAAGATTCTTTACAATATAATGCATGCTATATAAATTTCCTTTCTTTATTTCACTACTAGAGACTAGAGAGAGTATAGTGTAAGGTCTGTCTTCCCTTTATTGGTTAAAAGTCTAAAATAAACATCAATCACTAACCAATCCCAACTTCAactattgaatttaatttaaagaaataatataataagCTAAGTGATGACCATGGTAACACAAAATTATTAACATTCATAAACCAGTATTCATGGTATCCATTGATTTGATGATGAATAGAGGTAGATAGTTATTAGCACTAGTTCTTTTGTTCGTTTAAAATTTGGACAAATTACCGTGTGAGCCTTTAACATTGGAGATAGAGAAGGTAACATTAATGTCTGAAATACACTGTGATCAAAGTGGTCCAATTTAACAAGGGGAAGTTTATTTAAGTTTACACCAATGTATCTCTAATActttttcttattatatatCTTAGCGCATGGTTTTGTTACCACTTAATTACAACCTGaaacttaaataattaaaataagattaatTTGGGTCTGTTGTACTAAACAAGGAAGTCAGAATCGCACGTGAAGTTCTCGTGATTCACAACACTCCCATTGCCTGCAATATAATCAACATCATCACCTAATATAGttgttaattaatatatatacttGAATACTTGATCCACAACCCCATAATCTCAATTCCTCAAATTTATGCTTGTTTCTGAAGGAACAAACTCACCGGTCACAATGTCACATGCACATATACGCATAGTATTAGAGAGgcttttgagatgttcaaataGCCACCTCTCTGTTAAAGGATTTTAGTGTTAAAAGAATAATGCTATATGTATGCCATAATGGGAATAATGTATATATTTACATGGCAAATACCTTTGACTTATGTTCTCAGCAACATTAATTATACCTTATTAGTggattactatatatatatagttaagtATACTACTACTAATTGTACGTACAGCTTTAATGGATTAATCAAGTGTTAATTATTCACTAAGTAATTAACCAACATAACAATCTCTCAGCATATACGACTATATCCATTGCCAGCAAAAACAAGGTTTTGCATGATATTGAATGAAGTAATAATATATTGCATTAGTAAGTTAAATTCATTTAAGAACAATTATTGCCTTAATAGaaaattatatatgtaaataattaTGTAATCTAATTAATTCCACCAGTTTATACTTTATAGTGATTTCACTATTAGGAAACATATCAagtgtatatataataaaaaaaaggaaagtcTTGGGGCagcaattttttaaaaagttggCCAATATTTAACTATCAAAAGAAAATTGAATAATTTCACACTATTGGAtttaatctcacaccattaaaaacactATTGATGGCTAATTAATAGTTACAAAACACAAAAGTTGCTGGCCCTAGCACTCctcataaaaaaatatcaaatgtttttgaaatatttatattttaataattttatttgttgattttgattaatatatatttttcctATATAATAATATGAACACTTAGGCATAATGTAAATTGTATTCATTCTTCAATGATAATCATGAAACTTCATAATCCAAAACTTGTACAGATCCGGAGCTAGATCTTATCTTAAAGCTGagtaaatcaaattttgattgTCCATATATGACTCAatgaaatgaaataaataaaaatgataaaataaaagtggaaGCAGCAGCATCAAGGAATGTGCGTGCAATTCTAAGATAATGTTATGTTAGTGTCACCATTCAAAACCTAAATCAGTGAAATCAGAATATCTCACATCATAAAGTAGATTCTACACGTGTGGTTGAAAGATTCCACTTACATCTCCATCACATTCTAGCTACTATATATAGGAAATGCTATGTATATACACTGGCTTCTATCTAATCAAAGATAATTAATTTCATTAATGGACAAAAAGATTACACTCTCACGCATGGCTATCCATCTCATCATCAATGGCTTTTCTTGAGGATGGAGTTTAATATATACAACATCAATTTTCCTTCTTTCAAAtcaaggagaaaaagaaaaagaaaaaggaaaacaaaacaCCCCACAATGAATCAAGTCCATGCAATAAAATATCATAATTCACTTGAGTTATGTTCACTAATTGAcaacatatatatttaaatataaagaaaaagaaaaaaaagagaagatatATACTGAGATAGGGTTGGTGAAGCAGAATGAGTAAGATGCAGCACAATTTTTGTGTCTTCATAATAACTTTGCCTCATTAGCTTAATAAGCAACACCTCAGAGCTTAGTGTTGCTGCTGCAGCCATCATCCATCAGCTTTTGCATTGAATAAGAATGCAGCTTTTGGTGTCAGAAGATAGCATCCTATTCTATTGTATCCCCATTTATGTATCTGAGTCCAAAATTATACCAAAGTTCAAAGCCTATTCCTGATTTCAGGGCCACATCAAGATCAACGCTCTATATCCCTCTTTCCATATAAGTCACTGTCACACATTACTCCACCATCAATTGAATACACTAAGCTACATTATATAAATCAAGCATTGTATAAGGGAAGCTATTATTTCATCAGGCATGGATTCCATAACAATTCATACACAACATTTTTTGTCTTGGTGTCTTTAAATTATCAAGGAATTGAACCATTGACATGTATATAATTGGTTTCAAGAGAAACATATCAAATGAATCGAATAGTGTCTTAGTAATGAACAACCACTCCCAAGTATGTGCTTAACAGGTGTTAGCTGGAGGAAAGAAACTAACCCAAAAAAGTAAaacgccgttgccggggatcgaACCCGGGTCGTCCGCGTGACAGGCGGAAATACTTACCACTATACTACAACGACTTTGTTGATAAGGTTGGTTAACATATACATTATCACGCTATGTTTTCGTGCGAGAGCAAACTCGATGACGCAGAAGCGTTAGGAGCGAATTTTTCTTGTTGAGGAGAAGCCCACTTGGACCCacaaattttggattaaaaaagCACCAGGTTGAATGCAGCTCGGTTTTGGTTTGCTTGGGTTTGTCCGGCCCAAACCATCTCCAAAAAGAGCATCAGGGTTTTTCTTGTTACAGATATGTTGTATGTAGTGTATTTACAAAAAGGCTTTGATATGACTTTGTCATCTTAAATTAGTGGCTGACATGACCAAAAATATCACTGGCTGAGGCATCTGTAAGAGTGCCTGATGTAGGCTGATTAATTTGGTTATGGAAGTGATGGGTGTGTTGTCCTAGGTTATGGGATGAAGAGGAGTTAGACTAATATGTGGGACGGTTTTTTTTGTCAGAGTTGTTGATGAGAAATCGGACCCAACGATTTTCTCTTTCAGCTTTCCCTGAGCAAATCGGAAGGTCCGTTTTGCATGGAGAGGAGACAAGAAAATCGAACTCTACAACTTGTACATACGGatagtttatttttataattcttAAAGGTAATCGCCTGGTCTGTTTTGTTTGTTAAGGAAAACTTGCATCAGGGTTTTTCTTGTTACAGATATGTTGTATGTAGTGTATTTACAAAAAGGCTTTGATATGACTTTGTCATCTTAAATTAGTGGCTGACATGACCAAAAATATCACTGGCTGAGGCATCTGTAAGAGTGCCTGATGTAGGCTGATTAATTTGGTTATGGAAGTGATGGGTGTGTTGTCCTAGGTTATGGGATGAAGAGGAGTTAGACTAATATGTGGGACGGTTTTTTTTGTCAGAGTTGTTGATGAGAAATCGGACCCAACGATTTTCTCTTTCAGCTTTCCCTGAGCAAATCGGAAGGTCCGTTTTGCATGGAGAGGAGACAAGAAAATCGAACTCTACAACTTGTACATACGGatagtttatttttataattcttAAAGGTAATCGCCTGGTCTGTTTTGTTTGTTAAGGAAAACTTGGTCTGCATGGTTACTACAAGTCCTTCGGTCCGATTTGCTTCTGTCAAGTCCCTCGGTCCGATTTGCTTCTGGCAAGTCCCTGGGTCCGATTTGTTTGTGAACTGACACCATACGCATGTAAAGCTCTCCTCCCCTCCATAACGCCGTCCAACACCAACAACCTCTccataactaaattaatttccGCCTGATGTATTGGCCTCTTAAATAGCCGCAGAGGGTTCGATACCTAACACGAGTTAGGTTGTAGTCAgtgaaagatttaaaaaattttatgagtggggacaaaatatatatagtataataataataatttttataattatactatagtatcataaaatatgattacttctcaaattatttaattaataaattaaaataataaaataatttaaaatttcattcttctagatttcatattttgaaaaaattgaataattttttcatTATCAATACAATCAAATGTCTCTCTTTTTATATATGTCACTAAACaatcatttaaaaattcatCTTTCATACGGTTGCGAAACCGACTTTTTATGATGTTCATAGCAGAAAAAAATTCTTTCAACTGATGCAATTGCTACAAGCAAAACTAAAGCTAACTTCAAAAGAAGAAACACTAATGgataaacaatattttttcaagTCTCAACCAATTTCTAAAAAAGAGCACCAATCTCATTTAAGTTTGAGAATTGATCATCAGAACGCACATCTAATATGAAATTCTCAAGTTGACTATCAAGAACCAAAAGTTGAGTTGAAGAAAATTCTAATGGATAGAATTGAGCTAATTGGATCAACTTCTCCTTATCAAACACAAGAAATGAGTGTCTTGGATTCAGACAAGCTATACAGAGAAGCAATTCATTATTCACCTCTGTAAAACGATTGTTGAGTTCTTGAAGTTGTCTATCAACTACTTGATAGAATTTCTCAACTTGAAATGGATGCAAATTTGAGATCTTTTGAGCTTTGCGTCTTGATCTTCCTTGTGGCACAAATATATCATCAATTTTTGGATCGGTAATATTATGTTTGTCACAAAACAATGAGACTTCATCAAGTAAAAGAGACCAACCATCATCTCTTATAGTTTGCAACCATTGCTTAGACACTTTAACCAATGCCATAGCATTTATAATGTCTTGATCATTCCTTTGTAACGCTTGAGATAATTCATTAGTAATTTCTAAGATATTTTTCATCAAGTGTAAGTTgaaaatgaattcaaatgattGAATGACATTCAATAAATGACATGCTTCAGCTCTTTGTTCTGAATTATTTCCATCTTCCTCAACATATTCAAAAACATTGACcacagaagaaaacaaagaaattaattgAAGTATAGTTCCATAATGTGAACCCCATCTGGTATCTCCAGCTCTTTTCAAAGCTATTTCTtgattcaaaccactttcactAGAAATTTCTTTACTTTGTAATGCTTCAATTGTCTTAGTCATTTGACTATCACGAAGCATATCTCGTCGTTTATACGAAGTTCCAACAACATTGCACAAATTggttaacaaattaaaaagcaaagcaattttaacatatttttttgCAACCGTTACAAGAGCTAACTGAAGTTGGTGGGTAAAGCAATGTACATAGAAAgcataagaatttttttttcaatatcaaatttttcaaaCCATTAAATTCTCCTTGCATATTACTTGCACCATCATATCCTTGGCCACGTACTCTTGATAAACTTCAATTATATGTTTCTAATAATGACTCTAATGCTAATTTTAGAGATAAGCATTAGTATTAGAAACATGAACAAGACCAAAAAAATACTCCCTAACTTGCCCTTCTTTATTCACATACCTTAAACAAACTGACATTTGCTCCTTAATAGAAATATCGCGAGCTTCATCAACCAAAACAGCAAATAATTCATCCCCAAGATCATTAACAATAACTTTTGTCATTTCACTTGTAGCTGctcttataatatttttttgaattgaGGGAGCTCTTAGTTTAAAATTTCCATGAGCATTTTTAAAAGTACGATCAATCTCTTCATTAAGTTGTGTAAGAAAATTTAGAAGTTCTAAAAAATTTCCTTGATTAATAAAATCATTTGTCTCATCATTACCACGAAAGACCAATCCTTGTCGCAAAAGAAATCTAATACAATCAATTGTGGCTGTTAAGTGAATTTGATAAGTATTTTTAGCCTGCTCAGATTATTTTTCAATAGCAGCACTAATGTGTTGTTTTGTCTTCATAAGTGCTTCACATTTTCGCCAAGCTTGATTATGAGCACTATCATGAATTCCAACATGAGTTTGTaatctctcctttttttttcaatttgaaAAGCCATTGGTTACAAAAGCATCGCCACCTTCATTCTCAGGTTTCATAAGATAAcaacaaagacaaaaaataaCATCCTTTGATATACTATACTCTAACCAATTGCCATAATCATTAAACCAACTAGGATTAAATCTTCGAAAAAAAGAACCACAAGCAGTTTGCAAAAAATCATGAGTCCCTAGTTGACAAGGACCTTTTTGCAAATATGCACATCTAACTTTGTCTCTGTCGTTCGGATGATAACTTGAAATCTTTGGTCGTCGTCCTAGATCTGCTATGAGACTTTCTACTTTAAATTCTAAATACCTCCTCTTGTTAGAAGAGGTCGATGAATTGTTTTGGGATCCAATCTTTAATGATGAAGttcttttgaaatatttttccattactaatagaataaaattataaacctaaattaattaattaataaaattaatttacaaTTCTTCTCAAATTGAGAAGTTcagtataaaattataaataaaaaattgatccATTAACAACAGCAGCAAACTAGCAATTAATAATATCccaaatttcaaattcaaaataactcaatacacaaaaataattaacaaataaattaatgaaACTAAAGTATCAATTATATCAGAACAAATTCAATCACAAATTCACAATTCATAAAccaaatatatcaaattatcaTTTATCAAACAATGAAacaaatgagaaaaaaaatgaatgaagcaactaaGTGAATTAAGTATATGACCTATGTGCTAATGATTGATTATTATTCAGtcacataaaaatataacactCTAACAGAACTTGAATCTCAATAAACATAATGAATTTGATTAGTTGCTCATAATTTCTTGTTTCAACTTAACAAGAAAACCAACACAATACCGCCTGACCTAAGACCTATTGATTCTTATTCAGTCACAAACCATTTCTTTATTCTAAATCCCCATTCGTCCATTCCCCACCCCAAAagcttatttatttataatatatatatgctATAATTAATTGGTTACTTGGTAGACTTGAGAATTTTTTGTTGTTTACCACTCTTGATAAGTTGATAGGTTGATTTGGGTTCCCAATCATGTACCAAGAGGCAAGAGTCCAAGACTAAACTCCAGAAGGATGACCCAGTAGCGGTGCGGCGCCAGCGACAACAGAGAAGAGGATTGTAGAATAAAAAAGATGAACCAGAACTCCATAAGTCCAGAAGAAATTGATATTTGTTGAAGAAGAAGGCAGAACCGCAGAATCAGATGCCGAATTGCTGAGTGCCAAAGGAAGAAACGCAGAAGAGGAGCACAGCAGCAGATCCATACAAATCATAAGTAGTGACGCAAAAGAAGGTAGAACCTGAGAACCACTAGACGTGGCATCGCGGCGATGCAAGGAGAAACCGACGGAGGACGGAGCCACGCGGGAGAATCTTGGCGATACAAGGAGTCACGGAGTCGTGGGGAGCAGAAATGCGGAGTGATAGGGAGTTAGTGACATTGCCACACAGCCCACACTGGCGGAGTCGCGGAGCGGCAAAAACACGAAGTAGCGGTCTGGTGGCACCGCGGCAGTAATTTTAGGGATTGAAGGTTAGAGGCTGGAGGCTGGAGTAGTTAGGGATTTGgagagaaagggagaagaagaacaatTTAGGGATTTGGGGCTTTGGGCTGGGGCCTGGGGGCAAAAGTAATTATATAGTGGGAGCAATCTTGACATTTCACTAAGAACTACTCTCTATTATTTGAAATTTCACGTGGGGCAATTGCCCCCACTGGCTTATGCATAAATCCGTCCCTGGTTGTAGTTAAAATTAGTGTGCGAGTGAGTGGGGCGATGTGTATatgacaaaaagaaaattagtgTTTTATAGTTTTCATTGTTTCACATTGTAGTTTAAATCATCTACATCAGGGTTTATTGTTCTGCAGCTATCTTGTACAAGTAGTAACTCATTGGCTAACGACAAACTCTTAAATAGAACTCCAATCTACGACAAATTAGTCTTTAGTCTGCTGAAACTATGAAACACCGTGGAAAACCAAAAGAATTTGGAAATAATGTTTAATTTTGATTGGCTAATACACTAATAATTGCTACTAAGGGTAGAAATGGGTCAAGCCGAGCGGAACTTTAGCTTTGACGAGTTTAGTCCATGTGGTAATAGATGGCCAAGTTTAAACCTGTTACTTTTCATAAGCTTTTTTTCAGATTCGGTCCCTACCTGTTTAAAGTCTGACAAGCCCACGAGCCTATTTAAAAAGTCCATTTTATGAATTAGAATTCAAAacaataaacttaaaaaatctaaattaatattaaatgtATTCTAAAATGTCACATACTATAACCATACAATCCATAAACTTTTTCTTTGAACAAAAAGACTATAGTTTTTTTTCCAAGGTAGTTAATTTTATTTCCAAAGAAATAATCGGTCCAAATTTAGACTACAGCAAGGGGGTAGAATTGTAAAGATCCAATTAAAATATCTAAAGACAACCTAAAAAATGGGAAAGTTCATATGATGTGGTAGAGTTCATTCACTGTAGCTCACGCTTCTTCAGCAACCAGGGAGGGATCACTATAAGAAAAAAGGcttatggccacgcttttttttcacgcttttaaagcgtggcctAAAGTGGTCAATGGTCACGCCTTTGTGAGGGTGGTGATTGAATAGAGATTTGGCCACATTTTTTCTTGTCACGCTAAAAAAACGTGGCAAAAAGGGTGAACGGCCACGCTTTTGGAAGGGTGGCAATTGATTAGAGAAACGGCCATGTTTTTTTCtgccacgcttcaaaagcgtaGCCATAGAGAGAAAGAGGGACGTTTTAAAAGCATGGCGACAGAGTTTCATTACGGCCACGCTTACAAAACGTGGCCATATCCTGGTATTCTtttggcacgctttaaaagcgtcgCCAAAAAGTTTTTTTCTGCCtcgcttcaaaagcgtggccatagagaGAAACAGGGACattttaaaagcgtggcgacATGGTTTCATTACAGCCACACTTACAAAACGTAGTCATATCCTGGTACTCTtttggcacgctttaaaagcgtggccaaaaggtgttttttaaaaaaaaaatcctaatgaCTCGGCCCGCAACCCGTCCCCAACCCTAATCGAGCTCTTTCAACCCAGTCCCCCAACTCTTTCACCCTGGCTACCCTAATCGGGCTCTTTCACCCTGGCTACCCTGGAAGAGCTCACATCCCCGCCGTCACTAGCACCACCCTCGCTGCGCCGTTAGCCTCCGCTCCCTCTCCGTCTCGTCTCCTCGTCGCCATTACCAGCATCCTTACCGTCAGCGTCAGCGCCACCTCTTTTAACCAATTCCTTCCAAAAGCGAATACGACAAGGAACAATGTGGGAAGATGTCGGAGCTCGGAGGCGACAACTATTTTCCGTGTCTCTTGCTCGGTGTCAATGTCGGTCTTGCCCTTGTTGAAGGAATCGTTGTTTTCGTGTTTCAATTTTCAggttcttctcctctttctttcATGTTTCAATTCGCGCCGGCATTGAAGGAATCgttacttttttttcttgtcctaagaaaattttttctatatatGAATTCGGTAGCTTCATTAGCTAATAATCAAATTAGCTAAGGTTCTCGAAACCTAATAAATATTGTATTGAAAGATATCAAAATCGGGTTAGTGTGATCTTAGCTTGTTGTTTGAAGATATATATAAATCCGTAAAGATATGTCTTCTGATTTGCATTTTAATCTTTACAATGATGGTTGCCCGACCAGTGTTATCAATTcactttattttataatttttattttgtatactttctatttttctcaaaaattgCTATACTTTATGGCAGGAAATCATTAAGCATGTGTTTCTTTACAAAGAATTGTTTATCTTGTTTCTTTACAAAGAGGTGCAGTTGTGCCATCTTCATTCTccaaagtttgaattttattctTCCTATTTCTTGTTTGAAACTTGGAATGGAAGAACCATGGCACTCCTTTTTCAACTTTCAATAGATCAATCtcctttcttaaaaaaaattgaaacataTTACCACCATGATCTAGTATCTTGAATCTCTCTGGCTGCCTCTAGATAGTATACGTTGTTGATTCTAGCATTTTAGCACTGAATTATTTATCTGCTAGTAGTCTTCCTACCAAACTTCAAGAGAATCTCTCTAATTCTTCTTGGATATCTTCATTCCCGAAATAAATTATATGTTCCTCCTCATCTTTAATCGCACTATGGTGCTGATTAGTAAGTATAGCGATTGCTGCCATGGTGAATCGATTGGCACACAGTGTATGAGATCTCACAAAATTAGAATTactccaaaaattttaatagaaCACTCAACAAACTCTAATAATAGGACAGtacattattaatttatttttcggGTTTTTTTAATATTAGTCAAATAGTTAAaagtttatattaaaaataatttatttttataaaaaatattttaatgaatttgcCCAACAATTTCATAAATGTTTTTAAAAGGGCAATTTACCTAAATAAATAGAATGGCAAAATCCTTTACCTAAATGTGCAAAACTGATTGTTGTTACGTGCATGTGCAAAAACGTACTCTATGTAATCCGTGGCAACCCACCACGGTTTACGAAACGTGCATAAACCGTGGCAGGTCACAACGGTTTAGGGGCAAAAAATATTGAGTGTAAACCGTGGTAAGTCACCACGGTTTACGAAGGATGGATGAcatgcataaaccgtggtaagtcaccacggtttatgagaAAAGTGGCT from Arachis stenosperma cultivar V10309 chromosome 9, arast.V10309.gnm1.PFL2, whole genome shotgun sequence encodes the following:
- the LOC130950415 gene encoding uncharacterized protein LOC130950415, whose translation is MTKVIVNDLGDELFAVLVDEARDISIKEQMSVCLRYVNKEGQLALVTVAKKYVKIALLFNLLTNLCNVVGTSYKRRDMLRDSQMTKTIEALQSKEISSESGLNQEIALKRAGDTRWGSHYGTILQLISLFSSVVNVFEYVEEDGNNSEQRAEACHLLNVIQSFEFIFNLHLMKNILEITNELSQALQRNDQDIINAMALVKVSKQWLQTIRDDGWSLLLDEVSLFCDKHNITDPKIDDIFVPQGRSRRKAQKISNLHPFQVEKFYQVVDRQLQELNNRFTEVNNELLLCIACLNPRHSFLVFDKEKLIQLAQFYPLEFSSTQLLVLDSQLENFILDVRSDDQFSNLNEIGALF